The Geobacter sp. AOG2 genome includes a window with the following:
- a CDS encoding radical SAM protein has translation MTWKIRQKLRALLEAETSLHSGARGRGGQLSVCLAYPNSYQTAMSSLGFQTIFGLLAESPGILCERTFLPDREDLGEYRRSGTPLLSLESQRPVADFDVVAFSTSFEPDYLHIPLMLELARIPVLAAERSDANPLVMAGGAAFFINPEPVADLLDVVCIGEGEELIPALVSCLMSPQRGGRAGLLSTLAARPGFYVPYLYQPQYDADGHPTGFASAPDAPLPVARACPALEHHRPASSLILTNNTEFGDMFLVEVSRGCPRGCRFCSAGFIYGPFRQQPFEHLAAAVDNGLKHRSKVGLVGAAVSDYHAIGRLCGYIVAKGAKVSVSSLRIDRLDDTMLDALTASGHKTISLAPEGGSQRLRDLIRKNLSERQILDACDMLISRDILNLKLYFIIGLPTETDGDLDELLRLVEAIRERVLERARANKRIGEICLSVNPFIPKPFTPFQWCGMEPLVSLERKVKLLEAAVRAMPNVRLKVESLRESYLQALLSRGDRRLSGMLVAMATGSSLKKAAKQCGIDTDGYVCRDIPEGAILPWSVIGTADEGLLRKEYERAMERKP, from the coding sequence ATGACCTGGAAGATCAGACAAAAGCTGCGCGCCCTGCTGGAGGCGGAAACCAGTCTGCACTCCGGTGCGCGGGGGCGGGGTGGGCAACTCTCGGTCTGCCTGGCCTACCCCAACTCCTACCAAACAGCCATGAGTAGCCTGGGGTTCCAGACGATCTTCGGCCTCCTGGCGGAATCCCCCGGCATTCTCTGCGAGCGGACTTTTCTGCCTGACCGAGAGGATCTGGGCGAATACCGGCGTAGCGGTACACCGCTCCTCTCCCTGGAGAGCCAGCGTCCCGTGGCGGACTTCGATGTAGTCGCCTTTTCGACCTCCTTCGAGCCGGATTACCTCCACATACCCCTCATGCTGGAGTTGGCGCGTATTCCGGTTTTAGCCGCAGAACGCTCGGATGCCAATCCCTTGGTCATGGCGGGGGGAGCGGCGTTTTTCATCAACCCGGAACCGGTGGCTGACCTGCTTGACGTGGTCTGCATCGGCGAGGGAGAAGAACTCATCCCTGCCCTGGTGTCATGCCTCATGTCGCCGCAACGGGGGGGCAGGGCCGGTCTGTTGTCCACTTTGGCGGCCCGGCCCGGCTTCTATGTGCCATACCTTTATCAACCACAGTATGATGCCGATGGCCATCCGACCGGTTTTGCCAGCGCTCCGGACGCCCCGCTGCCGGTGGCCCGTGCCTGCCCTGCGTTGGAACACCACCGCCCGGCTTCATCGCTGATCCTGACAAACAACACTGAATTCGGCGATATGTTTCTGGTGGAGGTGAGCCGGGGGTGCCCACGCGGCTGCCGTTTCTGTAGCGCGGGTTTCATCTACGGCCCCTTTCGCCAGCAGCCTTTCGAACACCTTGCGGCAGCGGTGGACAATGGACTCAAGCATCGCTCCAAGGTCGGGCTGGTGGGGGCGGCGGTCTCGGACTATCATGCTATCGGCCGACTGTGCGGTTACATCGTTGCAAAGGGGGCCAAGGTTTCGGTCTCGTCCTTGCGCATCGACCGGTTGGACGACACCATGCTGGATGCCCTGACCGCGAGCGGCCACAAAACCATCTCCCTGGCGCCGGAGGGCGGCTCTCAGCGGCTGCGGGACCTGATTCGCAAGAATCTGAGCGAGAGGCAGATCCTGGATGCCTGCGACATGCTGATCTCCCGGGACATCCTCAACCTGAAACTGTACTTCATCATCGGCCTGCCCACGGAGACGGATGGGGATCTGGATGAACTGCTCCGACTTGTGGAGGCCATCCGCGAGCGGGTGCTGGAGCGGGCGCGGGCGAATAAACGGATCGGCGAGATCTGCCTGTCGGTCAACCCCTTCATCCCCAAACCGTTTACCCCCTTCCAATGGTGTGGCATGGAACCGCTTGTCTCTCTGGAACGGAAGGTGAAGCTTTTGGAAGCGGCCGTGCGCGCCATGCCCAATGTGCGCCTCAAGGTGGAGAGCCTGCGGGAGTCGTACCTTCAGGCCCTGCTGTCCCGTGGGGACCGGCGGCTTTCGGGGATGCTGGTTGCCATGGCAACGGGGAGTTCTCTCAAAAAGGCGGCCAAGCAGTGCGGGATAGATACGGACGGGTATGTGTGTCGCGACATCCCTGAGGGTGCGATCCTCCCTTGGAGCGTTATCGGGACGGCGGACGAAGGGCTCCTGAGGAAAGAGTA